A genomic window from Slackia heliotrinireducens DSM 20476 includes:
- a CDS encoding peptide deformylase → MIREIVTDDEILSKPCDEGTAEDAAIVEDLIDTLKSLETAAGLAANQIGETKRIVVYLDMKDNPHAMFNPVIKMALNPSTVAEECLSHEGQYVTVKRFAKINVAYQELINGQLVDRKRKFEGWTAQVIQHLVDHCNGKLV, encoded by the coding sequence ATGATCCGTGAAATCGTCACCGACGACGAGATTCTGTCGAAGCCCTGCGACGAAGGCACCGCCGAAGACGCAGCAATCGTCGAAGATCTCATCGACACCCTGAAATCCCTCGAAACCGCTGCTGGCCTGGCCGCCAACCAAATTGGTGAGACCAAGCGCATCGTGGTCTATTTGGACATGAAGGATAATCCGCACGCCATGTTCAACCCTGTTATCAAGATGGCGCTCAACCCTTCCACTGTGGCCGAGGAGTGCCTCTCCCACGAGGGACAGTACGTCACCGTCAAGCGTTTCGCAAAAATCAACGTAGCGTACCAGGAACTCATCAACGGTCAGTTGGTCGACCGCAAACGCAAGTTCGAAGGCTGGACCGCCCAGGTCATCCAGCACCTTGTCGACCACTGCAACGGCAAGCTGGTCTAA
- a CDS encoding immunoglobulin-like domain-containing protein: MASYEYRGREYRRQKPTRRKPKAKTENVGNMGAWPAFADDTDPKAGGGAWPQASDYAADLDEWTAQRADDVEASSRRAVPRHAPEQAATTAPKSTPIGRHARIASDTENTAGNASVARARHAAHAAATGPVAVSARSAATIGPTAPRFAAANTPAEQPVETRVPTPAIVDTHATAVMTPLDAATANTESPSPVVENEPLASEAGNQNARPQRPSTRNHGLVADDAGDSDLVAAAPVPFQRTPKRRSRKGLVAAVLAIALIAMGAGGFFMLNRGSDAETNATPTPAVSQNQSENASASDTQSTEPETTDEGSGTSAAAPADPGDIVIGVNGDPDTYVLVGEEYIEGGAHAAEPIDGILNNAIETNGDVDTSTPGDYEVTYTVSDSTGHTATATRTVHVVDSMETQEYGIPVLMYHYVYTEDDLPDEVNVNYILDTDLANQLNYLQENDFYYPSYPEVRAFLEGAHSLPAKSVVLTFDDGQSGFLAYGIPLLEEYGVPATSFVICSNDNAESIPIDHASPVISYQSHSYALHQGGGSVGHGGIISALSHEDIVADLNQAKEMLQTSEAFAYPYGDTTDDAMTCIDEAGILCAFTTENRWAQIGEDCRALPRVRVSGDYSFDGFVYLVTTPQ; this comes from the coding sequence ATGGCATCCTACGAATACCGCGGCAGGGAGTATCGCCGCCAAAAGCCCACAAGGCGCAAGCCCAAGGCAAAAACCGAGAACGTCGGCAATATGGGAGCTTGGCCCGCATTCGCCGACGACACCGATCCGAAAGCAGGCGGCGGTGCCTGGCCGCAAGCCAGCGACTACGCAGCCGACCTGGACGAATGGACGGCACAACGCGCAGATGACGTTGAGGCCTCTTCCCGTCGGGCCGTTCCTCGGCATGCCCCTGAGCAAGCCGCCACCACTGCACCGAAATCGACGCCTATCGGTCGCCATGCGCGCATCGCCTCCGATACCGAGAACACCGCTGGGAATGCATCTGTCGCACGGGCACGGCACGCGGCGCATGCAGCAGCAACCGGCCCTGTGGCCGTCTCTGCTCGATCAGCCGCCACCATCGGCCCCACGGCACCTCGGTTCGCAGCCGCCAACACACCTGCGGAACAGCCCGTAGAAACCCGAGTTCCGACACCCGCCATTGTGGATACGCATGCCACAGCCGTCATGACACCGTTGGATGCCGCAACCGCCAACACCGAATCACCCTCCCCGGTCGTCGAAAACGAGCCGCTTGCTTCCGAAGCTGGCAATCAAAACGCCCGGCCTCAGAGGCCCTCGACCCGCAACCACGGACTTGTCGCTGACGACGCCGGCGATTCCGACCTGGTCGCCGCGGCCCCGGTTCCTTTCCAGCGCACACCCAAACGCCGTTCCCGCAAAGGCCTTGTCGCTGCCGTGCTGGCCATTGCCCTGATAGCCATGGGGGCAGGCGGTTTCTTCATGCTGAATCGCGGATCGGATGCAGAAACGAATGCGACACCCACGCCCGCAGTCAGCCAAAACCAGTCTGAAAACGCAAGCGCCTCCGACACCCAATCCACCGAACCCGAAACGACCGACGAAGGCTCCGGAACGTCTGCCGCAGCGCCCGCCGATCCCGGCGACATCGTCATCGGGGTGAACGGCGACCCGGATACCTACGTCCTGGTCGGCGAAGAATACATTGAAGGCGGCGCCCATGCGGCGGAACCCATCGACGGCATTCTCAACAACGCCATCGAAACCAACGGGGACGTCGACACATCCACGCCGGGCGACTACGAAGTCACCTACACCGTCAGCGACTCGACGGGCCACACGGCAACGGCAACGCGCACGGTCCACGTGGTCGACAGCATGGAGACCCAGGAGTATGGCATCCCGGTTCTCATGTACCACTACGTCTATACCGAAGACGATCTGCCCGACGAGGTGAACGTCAACTACATCCTCGACACCGATCTGGCAAACCAGCTGAATTACCTGCAGGAAAACGATTTCTACTATCCGTCGTACCCTGAAGTCCGAGCTTTCCTGGAGGGCGCGCATTCGCTGCCCGCCAAGAGCGTCGTGCTCACGTTCGACGACGGCCAGTCAGGGTTTTTGGCGTACGGCATCCCGCTTCTTGAAGAATACGGCGTGCCGGCCACGTCCTTCGTCATCTGCAGCAACGACAACGCCGAGTCCATCCCTATCGACCATGCGAGCCCTGTGATCTCATACCAGTCGCACTCCTACGCGCTGCATCAGGGCGGCGGCAGCGTCGGGCACGGCGGCATCATCAGTGCGCTGTCCCACGAAGACATCGTCGCCGATCTGAACCAGGCAAAGGAGATGCTTCAGACCAGCGAAGCTTTCGCCTATCCCTACGGCGATACCACGGATGACGCCATGACCTGCATCGACGAAGCCGGCATCCTCTGCGCTTTCACCACTGAGAACCGCTGGGCACAAATTGGCGAAGACTGCCGGGCGCTGCCCCGAGTCCGCGTTTCGGGCGACTACAGCTTCGACGGGTTTGTATACCTGGTCACCACACCCCAATAA